From Salinibacterium sp. ZJ450, one genomic window encodes:
- a CDS encoding NAD(P)H-dependent oxidoreductase: protein MRVRQCAKSGQRTWTEQEATPCHLQPPADVLAQQRILAQTDDLFIVFPVYWWSMPAQLKGWIDRVMTGGWSWGIPRAANRRSALAGLTVHVVPLAGGAEPLYSRHGYQSAIETQIRHGISPEPAPRRGIGCGTLVGTRIRRSAAPEISLSKHVLPSRM, encoded by the coding sequence GTGCGCGTACGACAATGTGCAAAGAGCGGGCAGCGGACTTGGACGGAACAAGAAGCAACTCCGTGCCACTTACAGCCACCGGCAGACGTCCTGGCTCAGCAGCGAATCCTGGCGCAGACCGACGACCTCTTCATAGTGTTCCCTGTCTACTGGTGGTCCATGCCGGCGCAACTGAAGGGCTGGATCGATCGAGTCATGACAGGCGGTTGGTCATGGGGGATTCCCCGAGCAGCGAATCGGCGGTCCGCACTTGCTGGGCTGACCGTTCATGTGGTTCCGCTCGCCGGTGGGGCTGAGCCGCTCTATTCACGCCATGGCTACCAATCCGCGATCGAGACGCAGATCCGACACGGCATTTCACCAGAGCCCGCGCCTCGACGTGGAATTGGATGTGGGACGCTGGTGGGCACCCGGATCAGACGCTCAGCCGCGCCCGAGATCTCGCTATCGAAGCATGTGCTGCCATCGAGGATGTAG
- a CDS encoding SDR family NAD(P)-dependent oxidoreductase: MTGRNVVVTGAGSGIGRATAKLFAENGDRVSCWDIQQSTADETVAAIREQGGEAEAIQCDVSNERHVVSAFERVDALWGGLDVLFVNAGVEGPLKRIADVSLSEFNQVIGINLVGAFLISKHGVPLLQKNGGGAIVMTASVLAHVSTPDWGAYGVSKAGLRALARSLAIEHAQDGIRVNCVAPDGVSTELMHRGLLTTGLEEDVATEYEATLSTPEQVADVVYFLAGPGAALISGSSLLLDRGLISRRPS, encoded by the coding sequence GTGACCGGACGCAATGTTGTCGTGACGGGAGCTGGGTCCGGAATCGGACGGGCCACCGCGAAACTATTCGCAGAAAACGGAGACCGGGTTTCCTGTTGGGACATACAGCAGTCGACCGCCGACGAAACTGTCGCTGCGATTCGGGAGCAGGGTGGCGAGGCCGAGGCGATCCAATGCGATGTGTCGAATGAGCGGCACGTCGTCAGCGCTTTCGAGAGGGTTGATGCCCTGTGGGGCGGGCTGGACGTTCTCTTCGTCAATGCCGGAGTCGAGGGGCCGCTAAAACGGATCGCCGATGTGAGCCTCAGCGAGTTCAATCAGGTGATCGGTATCAACCTCGTGGGTGCCTTCTTGATCTCTAAGCACGGAGTACCACTCCTGCAGAAGAACGGCGGCGGCGCAATCGTCATGACCGCGTCCGTCCTTGCCCACGTGTCCACCCCCGACTGGGGCGCCTACGGCGTTTCGAAGGCAGGCCTACGGGCGCTCGCGCGATCGCTGGCCATAGAACATGCACAGGACGGAATTCGCGTGAACTGTGTCGCCCCGGACGGGGTGAGCACCGAGCTGATGCACCGTGGTCTCCTGACAACCGGTCTCGAGGAAGACGTCGCTACAGAGTACGAGGCGACGCTGTCGACGCCGGAGCAGGTGGCCGACGTCGTGTACTTCCTGGCCGGCCCCGGAGCCGCACTGATCAGCGGCTCGTCTCTCCTCCTCGACCGGGGCTTGATCTCCCGACGCCCCAGCTAA
- a CDS encoding SDR family NAD(P)-dependent oxidoreductase has translation MQDEKRTVIVTGGGSGIGRAIAQRFGRSGDTVYVWDIDESRARSALVDGADMHAEVVDVRDYDRVLSAVKAVQSATSNLDVVVHSAGVFDGYAGIDDTTPELWNRVIELNLTGAFHVARSAGLQMRDAGKGGRIIVVSSIGGVRASLDGLAYVTSKAGLDHMVRRLAFELGRDDITVNAVSPGSITTDLGRTSKEILGDAVKMGGGIRLAMPAEAMKFALPAGRSGTVDEVAALVEFLAGHESAYINGQAIAIDGGWTAG, from the coding sequence ATGCAAGACGAAAAGCGAACTGTGATCGTCACGGGAGGCGGGTCCGGGATAGGACGTGCGATAGCCCAGCGATTCGGGCGGAGTGGCGACACCGTTTATGTCTGGGACATTGACGAAAGTCGGGCACGTAGCGCGCTCGTGGATGGCGCCGACATGCATGCCGAAGTGGTCGATGTTCGCGACTACGATCGAGTTCTTTCGGCGGTGAAGGCGGTCCAGTCCGCGACGAGCAATCTCGACGTCGTGGTTCATAGCGCTGGTGTGTTCGACGGATATGCGGGGATCGACGATACAACTCCCGAGCTGTGGAACCGAGTGATCGAGCTGAACCTTACCGGAGCCTTCCACGTCGCCAGGTCCGCTGGGCTGCAAATGCGGGATGCTGGAAAAGGCGGGCGGATCATTGTCGTCAGTTCGATCGGAGGGGTGCGCGCTTCGCTTGATGGACTGGCGTACGTCACCAGCAAGGCGGGTCTCGACCACATGGTGCGTCGGCTGGCCTTCGAGCTGGGCCGGGACGATATCACCGTCAACGCTGTGTCGCCTGGATCGATCACGACAGACCTGGGTCGCACGTCGAAAGAGATCCTGGGCGATGCCGTGAAGATGGGCGGTGGCATCCGGCTTGCCATGCCGGCAGAAGCCATGAAATTCGCGCTTCCGGCGGGGCGCAGCGGAACCGTCGACGAAGTAGCCGCGCTGGTGGAATTCCTGGCCGGTCACGAATCTGCCTATATCAACGGGCAGGCCATCGCCATTGACGGCGGGTGGACCGCGGGCTGA
- a CDS encoding TIGR03618 family F420-dependent PPOX class oxidoreductase codes for MATSWTDVRPYFERDAIAHVATLMLDGSPHSVPVWVGVEGDTLAFFMETGSQKDDNLIADPRVAFSVTNPQNPLDMAFVRGCAIARIDGEEALPIVDRIAERYTGEPYSRRSGIVVYLVKPERSWARDHSAK; via the coding sequence ATGGCTACCAGCTGGACCGATGTTCGCCCGTACTTCGAGCGCGACGCGATTGCGCATGTGGCGACGCTCATGCTTGACGGGTCGCCCCACTCCGTCCCGGTGTGGGTGGGTGTCGAAGGGGATACCCTGGCGTTTTTCATGGAGACCGGCTCCCAGAAAGACGACAACCTCATCGCTGACCCCCGAGTCGCGTTCTCCGTCACCAATCCCCAGAACCCCTTGGACATGGCGTTCGTTCGGGGCTGCGCCATCGCCCGCATCGACGGGGAAGAAGCGTTGCCAATTGTCGATCGGATCGCCGAACGCTACACAGGCGAGCCCTATTCACGGCGTTCGGGCATCGTTGTCTACCTGGTGAAGCCTGAAAGGAGTTGGGCGCGCGATCACTCGGCCAAGTAG
- a CDS encoding ABC transporter permease, translating to MKRTAARSVLVGYSVIVGLLLLLPTLIVVPVSFTDRPSLTFPPRGWSTRWYENFFTNPAWYEATVFSLQIAAITTVLATALGTMAALALANGRGRWRAPARAILISPMIVPGVIFAIGIFYVFLRLGLTQTLPGFVLAHTVLAIPFVVVTVSAALQTFDGQLLRAAASLGASPGIAFFRITLPLISRGVLTGALFAFLTSFDEAIVSLFLAGPFTRTLPIQIYRSVTAEIDPTIAAASTVLLGTTTLVLLLFAVLGIKKERQ from the coding sequence ATGAAACGAACAGCCGCACGTTCGGTGCTGGTTGGCTACTCCGTCATAGTCGGCCTGCTACTGCTCCTGCCTACACTCATTGTGGTTCCAGTCAGCTTCACTGACCGGCCGAGCCTGACATTCCCACCCCGTGGATGGTCGACCCGATGGTACGAGAATTTTTTCACCAACCCTGCGTGGTATGAAGCGACTGTCTTTTCACTCCAGATCGCAGCAATCACTACTGTTCTGGCCACCGCTCTTGGCACGATGGCCGCCCTTGCACTGGCCAACGGACGCGGCCGATGGCGCGCACCTGCTCGAGCGATTCTCATTTCACCGATGATCGTTCCCGGGGTGATCTTCGCGATCGGCATCTTCTACGTGTTCTTACGTTTGGGGCTCACTCAGACGCTGCCCGGATTTGTTCTTGCGCACACAGTGCTGGCCATACCGTTTGTTGTCGTCACTGTCTCGGCAGCGCTACAGACATTTGACGGTCAATTGCTTCGCGCCGCGGCGAGCCTGGGCGCAAGCCCGGGAATCGCGTTCTTCCGTATAACCCTGCCTCTGATATCACGCGGTGTGTTAACGGGTGCCCTTTTTGCGTTCCTCACCTCGTTCGACGAAGCGATCGTGTCGCTCTTCCTCGCGGGTCCCTTCACCCGAACGTTGCCGATCCAGATCTACAGAAGCGTTACCGCAGAGATTGACCCAACCATCGCGGCAGCATCCACCGTGTTGCTCGGCACTACGACCCTCGTACTGCTTCTGTTCGCCGTATTGGGAATCAAGAAAGAAAGGCAGTGA
- a CDS encoding MFS transporter: MYSPGSGPSLTRRQYVRWRYAVFAIFAASGLSWLTWASRIPAIKADLGIDNAGIGLLILCMGVASIVGLLVSSTLIAKFGTRAGMRAMMLMVSLGLFVIGLGTSIFPLVWLVVAGLVLFGFGNACLDIMMNVDGGAIEVKSGKTLLPLFHSFFSVGTVIGAAFGVAAAAQHISVFWHCLAMSLMILVIAFTAIANVPPRPATDDTLARETAHTARPGQGEPLARDVSAWREPRTYALGIVVLGMAFAEGGANDWLALGVSEDHNGGPAAGAAALTVFSVSMMIVRMLGGPLVDRFGRVLVLRVMAGCAAGGILLFILAPNLPLVFVGAVLWGVGASLGFPLGLSAAGDDPAKAAARVSATATIGYISLLAGPPVLGVVSEHLGLLETLFIVVALVAASGVAAGAAKPLPSSERVTVK, translated from the coding sequence ATGTATTCTCCAGGAAGCGGCCCTTCCCTGACTCGCCGCCAATACGTCCGGTGGCGCTACGCCGTCTTTGCGATCTTCGCGGCGAGCGGACTGAGTTGGTTGACCTGGGCCTCGCGCATACCGGCGATTAAGGCGGATTTGGGCATCGACAATGCCGGAATTGGCCTGTTGATTTTGTGCATGGGGGTGGCGTCGATCGTAGGTTTGTTGGTCAGTTCGACCCTTATCGCGAAGTTCGGCACTCGCGCGGGTATGCGGGCGATGATGCTGATGGTGTCCCTCGGCCTTTTCGTTATCGGCTTGGGTACGTCCATTTTCCCCCTGGTCTGGCTGGTAGTGGCCGGGCTTGTGCTGTTCGGGTTCGGCAATGCATGTCTTGACATCATGATGAACGTCGATGGCGGCGCGATCGAAGTCAAGTCCGGCAAGACGCTTCTGCCGCTCTTTCATTCGTTTTTCAGCGTTGGTACTGTTATCGGCGCGGCTTTCGGAGTAGCCGCAGCCGCCCAACACATCAGCGTGTTCTGGCACTGCCTTGCGATGTCGCTGATGATCCTCGTCATCGCGTTCACTGCGATCGCCAATGTGCCGCCACGGCCCGCGACCGACGATACCCTGGCCCGTGAAACGGCTCATACGGCTCGCCCTGGTCAAGGCGAGCCCCTGGCCAGGGATGTCTCGGCTTGGCGAGAACCGCGTACTTACGCTCTCGGCATCGTGGTGCTCGGGATGGCTTTCGCTGAGGGCGGCGCGAACGATTGGCTTGCGCTCGGTGTGAGCGAAGACCATAACGGGGGACCGGCTGCCGGCGCGGCCGCGCTAACGGTGTTCTCCGTGTCGATGATGATCGTCCGAATGTTGGGCGGTCCACTGGTGGACCGGTTCGGGCGGGTCCTGGTGCTGCGCGTGATGGCGGGATGCGCGGCCGGTGGCATTCTGCTATTCATCCTTGCCCCAAATCTTCCCCTTGTGTTCGTTGGGGCGGTGTTGTGGGGAGTTGGTGCCTCGCTCGGCTTTCCGCTCGGCCTTTCCGCGGCTGGCGATGACCCGGCGAAGGCAGCGGCCCGCGTGAGCGCTACAGCAACGATCGGATACATCTCACTGCTGGCGGGGCCGCCGGTTCTGGGAGTCGTAAGCGAACATCTCGGCTTGCTCGAAACGCTTTTTATTGTCGTAGCGTTGGTGGCGGCATCAGGTGTGGCCGCTGGTGCGGCCAAACCGCTACCCAGTAGCGAACGAGTGACCGTCAAATAG
- a CDS encoding ABC transporter ATP-binding protein, producing MAEHGVGLEIKSLTKRYGNNVALDGVDLSIAPGEFMTLLGPSGSGKTTTLNIIAGFDNPDAGTVGMGGVPLNGIPTHRRDIGVVFQNYALFPHMKVDANVAFPLKQRGLSRREITQKVGAVLEVVGLAHLSGRYPRQLSGGQQQRVALARALVFGPKLLLLDEPLGALDKRLREDLQIEIKRIHRELGVTFVFVTHDQEEALAMSDRIAVFNEGRIEQVAHSRDLYERPVTLFAAKFLGDSNVFEGVLSTDGLDRCLTSQGRKIIVPDSPLSDGSRVALVLRPEHLIARPTEQQVSSAFNVLEAYVTETVYLGGRRRLVLESDGRKLLVDQLLSEHDHTVGERVAVSWAHDAGAVVGCEGVRDAQRAVPEETAVLSPL from the coding sequence ATGGCGGAACACGGAGTCGGCCTAGAGATAAAAAGCCTCACGAAGCGCTACGGAAACAATGTCGCGCTTGACGGCGTCGATCTCAGTATCGCGCCCGGTGAGTTCATGACTCTTCTCGGCCCTAGCGGGTCCGGCAAGACCACCACCCTCAATATCATCGCAGGTTTTGACAACCCTGACGCTGGAACGGTGGGGATGGGCGGCGTGCCTTTAAACGGAATTCCCACCCACCGCCGCGATATTGGAGTCGTCTTCCAGAACTACGCGCTCTTTCCGCATATGAAGGTCGACGCCAACGTGGCCTTTCCGCTGAAGCAGCGGGGTCTGTCGAGAAGGGAGATCACTCAGAAGGTCGGGGCAGTGCTCGAGGTTGTCGGACTGGCGCACCTGTCCGGGCGGTACCCACGACAACTTTCAGGGGGCCAGCAGCAACGCGTAGCCCTGGCGCGAGCGCTGGTGTTCGGCCCAAAACTTCTTCTGCTCGACGAGCCGCTCGGGGCACTCGACAAGCGCTTGCGTGAGGATCTTCAGATCGAGATCAAACGCATTCACCGCGAGCTCGGGGTGACCTTCGTGTTTGTTACCCACGATCAAGAGGAAGCGTTGGCAATGTCCGACCGAATCGCTGTCTTCAACGAGGGTCGCATCGAGCAGGTAGCCCACTCACGCGACCTATACGAGCGCCCTGTCACACTATTCGCCGCGAAGTTCCTCGGTGATTCCAACGTATTCGAGGGTGTGCTCAGTACTGACGGACTCGATCGATGCCTCACATCGCAGGGCCGCAAGATCATCGTCCCGGACTCGCCCCTGTCCGATGGCTCACGCGTGGCCTTAGTGCTGCGACCGGAACATCTGATCGCCCGGCCGACGGAGCAGCAGGTCTCTTCAGCGTTCAACGTGCTGGAAGCTTACGTCACAGAAACCGTCTATCTCGGCGGACGACGCCGGCTTGTTCTGGAATCTGACGGAAGGAAATTGCTCGTAGACCAACTCCTTTCCGAGCATGATCACACCGTAGGCGAAAGAGTCGCAGTCAGCTGGGCACACGATGCCGGCGCAGTGGTTGGTTGCGAGGGCGTCCGTGATGCGCAAAGAGCGGTTCCCGAAGAGACGGCCGTCCTTTCTCCGCTATGA
- a CDS encoding ABC transporter permease: MSAIREHSNAQLRRGPATAAEDREPLRRRTRSVVWLIVAPLGFITFAFLYPLAETIHLSFVDFVEPGSPWFANYEWFLANSTQLAILGRTLLVSAWVTVLCLVLGFPFAYLMTLVSPRARMLMLAAVLLPFWSNVVVRTYAWVILLQDTGPVKAALSAFGVEGPRLLGNMTGVTIGATQVLLPFLVLPLYATISGIDRRLLLAAESLGAKPRVAFVRVYLPLAMPGILAGCLTVFILMLGFYFTPALLGSPGNSLISQQIVTQVNQLLAFGRGGAMALILLTATLLLLGLVQVAIHRYRRVLGVERDAL, translated from the coding sequence GTGAGCGCGATCAGAGAACACTCGAACGCACAACTGCGTCGCGGTCCCGCTACGGCTGCGGAAGACCGAGAGCCCCTCCGCCGACGAACTCGGTCGGTAGTCTGGCTGATCGTCGCGCCGTTGGGTTTCATCACATTCGCGTTCTTGTACCCACTTGCCGAGACAATTCACCTGAGCTTCGTTGACTTCGTGGAACCCGGTTCACCGTGGTTCGCCAATTACGAATGGTTCCTTGCCAACAGCACCCAGCTCGCGATTCTCGGACGCACCCTGTTGGTGAGCGCATGGGTGACGGTGCTCTGTCTCGTCCTGGGTTTCCCCTTCGCCTACCTGATGACCCTTGTTAGTCCTCGTGCGCGAATGCTGATGCTTGCCGCGGTGCTGTTACCGTTCTGGTCAAACGTTGTGGTCCGGACCTACGCCTGGGTGATTCTGCTCCAGGACACGGGGCCGGTGAAGGCGGCGTTGAGCGCTTTTGGAGTCGAGGGACCTCGACTACTGGGAAATATGACGGGCGTGACGATCGGAGCCACGCAGGTTCTTCTGCCCTTCCTGGTCCTCCCGCTCTACGCGACGATTTCCGGCATCGACCGTCGGCTGCTGCTCGCTGCCGAAAGTCTCGGCGCCAAACCGCGGGTTGCTTTTGTGCGGGTATACCTTCCCCTTGCCATGCCCGGGATTCTGGCGGGGTGTCTGACGGTATTTATTCTCATGCTGGGGTTCTACTTCACCCCGGCGCTACTAGGCAGCCCCGGCAACAGTTTGATTTCGCAGCAGATCGTCACGCAGGTCAATCAGCTACTCGCGTTTGGTCGCGGAGGCGCCATGGCTCTGATATTGCTGACCGCAACGTTGCTCTTGCTCGGACTCGTGCAGGTCGCGATTCATCGCTACAGAAGAGTGTTAGGCGTTGAGAGGGACGCTTTATGA
- a CDS encoding acetyl-CoA C-acetyltransferase has translation MNSSDIVIVAAARTPQGRLKGQLSQFSAVELGTFAIRGALEQGGIAPNAVDAVLMGQVLSAGSGQNAARQAALGAGIGWDVHAATVNKVCLSGLTAIIDAARMIRCGDASTVIAAGMESMSQAPHLMVGSRDGWTYGSIEVLDHVAHDGLTDAHDRESMGASTERNNIRFEVTRGEQDAAAVRSHHRAAAAWESGVFDAEVVPVIVPQRRGEPIAVTRDEGVRPETTGESLAQLRPAFAPGGSLTAGNSSQISDGASAVVLTTRANAEVKNWTVLATLGAHGQVAGPDNSLHAQPARAIEAACAKQGVVPSGLDFVEINEAFGAVVVHSQRELGLSDDQVNVHGGAMAIGHPLGASGNRVVVHAVHELVRRGSGTAAVGVCGGGGQGDALILTR, from the coding sequence ATGAATTCATCCGACATTGTCATCGTTGCTGCGGCACGGACACCCCAAGGGCGTTTGAAGGGCCAACTGTCGCAGTTCAGCGCCGTCGAACTCGGGACCTTCGCCATCCGCGGTGCGCTCGAGCAAGGAGGGATCGCCCCGAATGCAGTCGACGCAGTGCTTATGGGCCAGGTTTTGTCGGCTGGCTCCGGGCAGAATGCCGCCCGCCAGGCGGCGCTCGGCGCGGGTATCGGTTGGGACGTGCATGCTGCGACGGTCAATAAGGTTTGCCTTTCCGGCCTCACGGCGATCATTGATGCGGCTCGTATGATTCGCTGCGGCGACGCCAGCACTGTGATCGCCGCAGGGATGGAATCAATGTCGCAGGCGCCCCACCTGATGGTGGGCTCGCGAGACGGCTGGACATACGGCTCGATCGAAGTACTCGACCACGTCGCGCACGACGGTCTCACCGACGCACACGACCGCGAGAGCATGGGCGCGTCGACCGAACGGAACAACATACGGTTCGAGGTGACCCGGGGGGAACAGGATGCGGCGGCCGTACGTTCCCACCATCGCGCCGCAGCCGCGTGGGAGTCCGGCGTCTTCGATGCAGAAGTCGTGCCAGTCATAGTTCCGCAGCGTCGTGGAGAACCCATCGCGGTAACCCGCGACGAGGGTGTCCGCCCGGAAACGACCGGCGAGTCGCTAGCCCAGTTGCGCCCAGCCTTCGCACCAGGTGGCTCCCTTACGGCCGGCAACTCCTCGCAAATTTCCGACGGTGCCTCCGCAGTCGTGCTGACCACTCGCGCAAACGCCGAAGTGAAAAACTGGACAGTTCTTGCCACGCTCGGGGCACACGGCCAGGTTGCGGGACCGGACAATTCGCTTCACGCTCAGCCGGCACGCGCCATCGAGGCGGCGTGTGCGAAACAAGGAGTCGTCCCCAGCGGCCTGGACTTCGTTGAAATCAACGAGGCATTCGGTGCTGTCGTGGTGCATTCGCAGCGCGAGCTGGGCCTCTCAGACGACCAGGTCAACGTTCACGGCGGCGCGATGGCAATCGGTCATCCGCTCGGCGCGTCGGGTAACCGCGTCGTGGTGCACGCAGTACATGAACTCGTACGACGAGGGAGCGGGACGGCTGCTGTCGGAGTCTGTGGTGGGGGCGGCCAGGGAGACGCGCTTATCCTGACGCGCTGA
- a CDS encoding extracellular solute-binding protein, whose translation MLLVTACSAAGDTSNADGGDLSSQRLVFVNYGGAALEAAKTGWIEPFSDDTGVQIATDSPTDPAKIKTMVDGGRTTWDVVEIDAAVGGSQCGTLFEKRPPEFDMSEVNPDYVTDDCIVPVSVMAVGVVYNKELYGDNPPTKVEDFMNTEEFPGKRIFYSYPGGTVEPLLVTDGVAAEDVIPIDWSRVESIFDQLGDDAVPQADHVQQQASLESGDFGMCLCYLGRAAKAAENGANIGVLWDKIHLAWDGVYATKGSKAPEAQWAFLQHLATSKGQNPFYEVLPYGPTTLGEPPAVNPVYKEFLPTLHEEEIQQTFLYPIEYWTDHADEAFEEWTRITTG comes from the coding sequence TTGCTGCTCGTAACCGCATGCAGCGCAGCCGGAGACACGAGCAACGCTGATGGTGGTGACCTGAGTAGTCAGCGGCTCGTCTTCGTCAACTACGGGGGCGCGGCGCTTGAGGCGGCCAAGACAGGTTGGATCGAGCCGTTCTCTGACGACACGGGAGTCCAGATCGCCACGGACAGCCCGACCGATCCGGCGAAGATCAAGACGATGGTCGATGGCGGACGCACGACGTGGGATGTGGTCGAGATCGATGCCGCCGTCGGCGGCAGCCAGTGTGGCACTCTATTCGAGAAGCGTCCCCCGGAGTTCGACATGAGCGAGGTCAACCCCGATTACGTCACCGACGACTGCATAGTGCCTGTTTCGGTCATGGCTGTGGGTGTCGTCTATAACAAGGAACTCTATGGCGACAACCCCCCGACGAAGGTCGAGGACTTCATGAACACCGAAGAGTTCCCGGGCAAACGAATATTCTATAGCTACCCGGGGGGCACCGTGGAGCCGTTGCTCGTGACGGACGGGGTCGCGGCGGAGGACGTGATTCCAATCGACTGGAGTCGTGTCGAAAGCATTTTTGACCAATTGGGAGATGATGCCGTACCCCAGGCAGATCACGTGCAGCAGCAGGCCTCGCTCGAGTCGGGTGACTTCGGCATGTGTCTCTGCTACCTGGGTCGGGCGGCGAAGGCGGCCGAGAACGGGGCGAACATCGGCGTTCTCTGGGACAAAATCCATCTCGCTTGGGATGGCGTTTACGCCACTAAAGGATCGAAAGCACCTGAGGCACAATGGGCGTTCCTGCAGCACTTAGCGACTTCCAAGGGGCAGAATCCTTTCTACGAGGTGCTTCCCTACGGGCCGACTACGCTCGGCGAGCCGCCGGCGGTCAATCCGGTGTACAAGGAGTTTCTGCCGACGCTGCACGAAGAGGAGATCCAGCAAACTTTCCTCTACCCGATCGAATACTGGACTGACCACGCCGACGAAGCCTTCGAAGAATGGACCCGGATCACCACCGGTTGA
- a CDS encoding phosphotriesterase — protein sequence MTELTNRMVRTVLGDVPADQLGHVQPHEHVFVDVLMDATPEQQVPDSALRFVNAKVSLSNNVDIRRHPFVCRDNLSRFDVSEAIDEVMAYKEWGGGTLVDSSSIGLGRDPVGLAQVSRATGVHIVMGGGAYTRPVHPKWIADSDEDDIAEVFVRDAEIGVDGTGIRTGVLGEVGLSHTLHEHEERVLRAAVKAQRQTGLALQLHAVSFDVAMYALEIVADVGGAVDRTIMSHMDIHSMTVRSALELASTGAYVAYDLFGSEQAMAFYGEVWQFSDAQRIDLLLALIEAGHLERILISQDLALKSQTAKYGGEGFQHILESVLPRALKSGMSQEQVHQICMVNPAEVLALKA from the coding sequence GTGACAGAACTGACGAATCGTATGGTGCGAACGGTGCTCGGCGATGTTCCTGCGGATCAACTCGGCCATGTCCAGCCGCATGAGCACGTCTTCGTTGACGTATTGATGGACGCAACACCCGAGCAGCAGGTGCCAGACAGTGCTCTGCGTTTCGTCAACGCGAAGGTTTCGTTGAGCAACAACGTCGATATCCGTCGTCACCCGTTCGTATGCCGAGACAACCTCTCGCGATTTGACGTCTCGGAGGCGATCGATGAGGTGATGGCGTACAAGGAATGGGGTGGGGGGACCCTCGTTGACTCCAGTTCAATCGGGCTCGGCCGTGACCCCGTCGGTCTGGCTCAGGTTTCGCGGGCGACTGGTGTCCATATTGTGATGGGCGGTGGAGCTTATACCCGGCCAGTGCATCCGAAATGGATCGCCGACAGCGACGAAGATGACATTGCTGAAGTTTTCGTGCGAGATGCAGAGATCGGAGTCGACGGCACCGGCATCAGGACTGGCGTTTTGGGTGAGGTGGGCCTCAGCCACACTCTCCATGAGCATGAGGAGCGGGTCCTGCGTGCAGCGGTCAAAGCTCAACGACAGACGGGTCTCGCGCTGCAGCTGCATGCTGTCAGTTTTGACGTGGCAATGTACGCGCTCGAGATCGTGGCTGACGTTGGCGGCGCGGTCGACCGGACAATCATGTCCCACATGGATATCCATTCCATGACCGTCAGGTCCGCACTGGAGTTGGCAAGTACTGGCGCGTACGTCGCTTATGATCTGTTCGGGAGCGAGCAAGCCATGGCGTTCTATGGTGAGGTTTGGCAGTTCAGTGATGCTCAGCGCATCGACCTCCTCCTCGCTCTAATCGAGGCTGGCCATCTCGAGCGCATACTCATCAGCCAGGATCTCGCCTTGAAGTCGCAGACGGCGAAGTATGGGGGCGAGGGGTTCCAGCACATTCTTGAGAGTGTTCTTCCGCGAGCATTGAAGAGTGGAATGTCACAGGAGCAAGTGCACCAAATCTGCATGGTGAACCCCGCCGAGGTCCTCGCCTTGAAAGCATAG
- a CDS encoding enoyl-CoA hydratase-related protein, which produces MISEREDEGSQVSSSVVVTTHGRVATLTLNRPHALNALDRQLMREVVEAATSLDRDRGGGGGGVAAMVFMGSERSFAAGADIAEMSSLSHVDAHTDDLFSEWDTFAAIRTPMIAAVAGYALGGGCELAMMCDLIIAADSAQFGQPEIGLGLTPALGGSQRLTRAIGKYKAMDLILTGRTIGADEAERIGLVSRVVPSEQLPEEAMRIAESIAARSVPVLYAAKELVNTALDVTLQQGVRFERRVFRSGFGFADSAEGMSAFLPRRDPDFTDQ; this is translated from the coding sequence GTGATTTCTGAAAGAGAAGATGAAGGGAGCCAGGTGTCTAGTTCCGTCGTAGTGACGACTCACGGGAGGGTGGCTACGTTGACTCTCAATAGGCCCCACGCACTCAACGCTTTAGATAGACAGCTGATGCGCGAAGTGGTCGAAGCTGCGACGTCACTCGATCGTGACCGGGGGGGGGGGGGGGGGGGGGTGGCCGCGATGGTCTTCATGGGATCAGAGCGATCCTTCGCCGCTGGAGCTGACATCGCTGAGATGTCGTCGCTTTCCCATGTAGACGCACACACGGACGATCTCTTCTCAGAGTGGGATACTTTCGCCGCCATCCGCACTCCGATGATCGCAGCGGTTGCTGGCTACGCTTTGGGAGGCGGATGCGAGTTGGCGATGATGTGTGATCTCATCATCGCCGCGGATTCCGCGCAATTCGGGCAGCCGGAGATCGGCCTTGGGTTAACGCCCGCGCTCGGCGGGTCACAGCGACTAACCCGGGCGATCGGCAAGTACAAGGCGATGGACCTGATCCTTACTGGCCGCACGATCGGAGCAGACGAAGCCGAGAGGATTGGGCTGGTTTCACGCGTTGTACCGAGCGAACAGCTGCCGGAGGAAGCGATGCGCATCGCAGAATCAATCGCCGCGCGTTCGGTTCCCGTCCTCTATGCCGCGAAAGAACTCGTGAACACCGCTCTGGACGTCACGCTCCAGCAGGGGGTTCGATTCGAACGTCGGGTATTTCGCTCTGGGTTCGGCTTCGCGGATAGCGCGGAAGGAATGAGCGCGTTCCTGCCACGTCGTGACCCCGACTTCACCGACCAATAG